Proteins found in one Hypericibacter terrae genomic segment:
- a CDS encoding mercuric reductase, with amino-acid sequence MNNPLAPEERAVPQIVERLGGPLNDIVDPAFLDNVHPVAWRNPEPADGYNLVILGAGPAGLTAARAAAALGAKVALVERGLIGGGSLNVGCVPSKAIIRTARLYAEMRAARSLGGQVPRGVDMDFAAVMGRIRRIQTRLSRSESARGLSALGIDVFFGEACFSGPRTVTVAGKTLRFRKALVATGARPLPPTIPGLAEAGFLTNENVFGLTECPRRLLVIGGGPLGCELAQAFCRLGSHVVIAQDDPMFLPREERDAAQILSDALARDGVEIHLNTQAVAVRIERGEKVVDLVSADYRVSVAVDEILTGIGRVPAVEGLNLEAAGVEYDSNTGIRVNDFLQTTNRRIYAAGDVCLEHKFTHTADASARIVVRNALFLGRRRMSALTIPWCTYTDPEIAHVGLYVQDAWEKAIPVRTFTILMHDVDRAITDGEEEGFVKIHVKQGTDRILGATIVARHAGEMINGLSLAITSGIGLRAFARVIHAYPTQAEAIKMAADAYNRTRLTPTLKALSRRWLHW; translated from the coding sequence ATGAACAACCCATTGGCACCGGAAGAGCGCGCCGTGCCGCAGATCGTGGAACGGCTCGGTGGACCGCTGAACGACATTGTCGATCCCGCCTTCCTCGACAATGTCCATCCGGTCGCCTGGCGGAATCCCGAGCCTGCGGATGGCTACAATCTTGTGATCCTCGGCGCGGGGCCGGCGGGTCTAACCGCGGCGCGGGCCGCGGCGGCGCTGGGCGCAAAAGTGGCGCTGGTCGAGCGCGGCTTGATCGGCGGCGGCTCTCTCAATGTGGGCTGCGTGCCTTCGAAGGCCATCATCCGAACCGCGCGGCTCTATGCGGAGATGAGGGCGGCGCGGAGCCTTGGCGGGCAGGTGCCTAGGGGCGTCGACATGGATTTCGCGGCGGTCATGGGGCGGATCCGGCGCATCCAGACCCGGCTCAGCCGGTCGGAGTCGGCGCGGGGCTTGAGCGCCCTGGGCATCGACGTCTTCTTCGGCGAGGCGTGCTTTTCGGGCCCGCGAACCGTGACGGTGGCTGGAAAGACGCTGCGATTCAGGAAGGCGCTCGTTGCGACCGGCGCGCGGCCACTGCCCCCTACGATACCGGGGCTGGCCGAGGCGGGTTTCCTGACGAACGAGAATGTCTTCGGCCTGACCGAATGCCCTCGTCGCCTGCTGGTGATCGGCGGGGGGCCCTTGGGATGCGAGTTGGCGCAGGCCTTCTGCCGGCTGGGATCGCATGTCGTCATCGCGCAGGACGATCCGATGTTCCTGCCCAGGGAGGAACGCGACGCTGCTCAGATCCTGTCCGACGCGCTGGCGCGCGACGGCGTCGAGATCCATCTCAACACCCAGGCCGTCGCCGTGCGCATCGAAAGGGGAGAAAAGGTCGTCGATCTCGTGAGTGCCGACTACAGGGTCAGCGTAGCGGTCGACGAGATCCTGACCGGGATCGGCCGGGTTCCCGCTGTGGAAGGCCTGAATCTCGAGGCTGCCGGCGTCGAGTACGACAGCAACACCGGAATCCGGGTCAACGACTTCCTGCAGACCACCAATCGGCGGATCTACGCGGCGGGGGATGTGTGCCTGGAGCATAAGTTCACGCATACCGCCGATGCCTCCGCGCGCATCGTGGTTCGCAACGCGCTCTTCCTGGGCCGGAGGCGGATGAGCGCGCTGACGATTCCCTGGTGCACCTACACCGATCCCGAGATCGCCCATGTCGGTCTCTATGTCCAGGACGCGTGGGAAAAGGCGATCCCCGTGCGGACCTTCACCATTCTCATGCATGACGTCGATCGGGCGATCACCGATGGGGAAGAGGAGGGGTTCGTTAAAATCCATGTGAAGCAGGGAACGGATCGGATTCTCGGTGCCACCATCGTGGCGCGCCATGCGGGCGAGATGATCAACGGGCTCTCGCTGGCGATCACCTCGGGCATTGGTCTTCGTGCCTTTGCACGGGTCATCCATGCCTATCCCACACAGGCCGAGGCGATCAAGATGGCGGCGGATGCCTATAACCGCACGCGTCTGACACCGACGCTCAAAGCCCTGAGCCGGCGATGGCTGCACTGGTGA
- a CDS encoding PAS domain-containing protein, whose protein sequence is MLCRFDIPLAEVRAGVVVQLDAYWRSKRGGKDIPSWSDIDPGEMKRMLPCLFVVEIHRNPFRVYYRLVGTKAALFRGDLTGRFLDEIEECTVKAKEELADFYRLSAEERRPVYCEDEVTIGDSTRSFFGGVFPLAPAGQPVDRCLAIEDFGLAKPKEVAAHGQGTHHWWVQRSR, encoded by the coding sequence ATGTTGTGCAGATTTGACATTCCCTTGGCCGAAGTCAGGGCCGGGGTGGTTGTCCAGCTCGATGCCTATTGGCGATCGAAGCGGGGCGGCAAAGATATTCCGAGCTGGAGCGACATCGATCCCGGCGAGATGAAGCGGATGCTGCCTTGTCTCTTCGTCGTGGAGATCCATCGCAACCCCTTCCGCGTCTACTACCGCCTTGTCGGAACGAAGGCGGCTTTGTTTCGCGGTGACCTGACGGGCCGCTTCCTCGATGAGATCGAGGAATGTACCGTGAAGGCCAAGGAGGAGCTGGCCGACTTCTATCGGCTGTCCGCCGAGGAGCGGCGGCCCGTCTATTGCGAAGACGAGGTCACGATCGGGGACAGCACGCGATCCTTCTTCGGCGGCGTCTTCCCGCTGGCGCCGGCAGGGCAGCCGGTCGATCGTTGCCTGGCGATCGAGGATTTCGGCCTTGCCAAGCCGAAGGAAGTTGCGGCCCACGGCCAGGGCACTCACCATTGGTGGGTGCAACGAAGCCGGTAA
- a CDS encoding HAD-IA family hydrolase, translated as MSLHDFKVLTFDVVGTLIDFERGIIDYMREVSGADPSRLADDAILESYRRSRNFTGRDPYPDDLVRGYAAMATDLGLPTGPRLGEGLRDSVRRWPAFPDSVAALKRLRRRYRLVAMTNAQRWALAHMEKTLAWPFHDTVTVDDARAEKPDPQFFAFARGRLSAAGYRLEDNLHVAQSQYHDIGVARRLGHAVCWIERRRGLKGSGGTQEVPELTKPDYHFATLAALADAVEAEAL; from the coding sequence ATGTCGTTGCATGATTTCAAAGTCCTGACCTTCGACGTGGTCGGCACGCTGATCGATTTCGAGCGCGGGATCATCGACTATATGCGCGAGGTGTCGGGTGCCGATCCCTCCCGGCTCGCCGACGATGCGATCCTCGAATCCTACCGGCGCTCGCGCAATTTCACGGGGCGCGATCCCTATCCGGACGATCTCGTCCGCGGCTATGCGGCGATGGCGACGGATCTGGGTCTGCCGACGGGCCCGAGGCTCGGCGAGGGCTTGCGCGATTCGGTCCGGCGCTGGCCCGCCTTCCCGGATTCGGTCGCGGCGCTCAAGCGGCTGCGCAGGCGCTACCGGCTCGTGGCCATGACCAACGCTCAGCGCTGGGCGCTGGCCCATATGGAGAAGACCTTGGCGTGGCCGTTCCATGACACGGTCACCGTCGACGACGCGCGTGCCGAGAAGCCCGATCCGCAGTTCTTCGCCTTCGCGCGCGGCCGGCTGAGCGCCGCCGGCTACAGGCTCGAGGACAATCTCCATGTCGCCCAGAGTCAGTATCACGACATCGGTGTCGCGCGGCGGCTGGGCCATGCCGTGTGCTGGATCGAGCGCCGGCGGGGCCTGAAGGGGTCCGGCGGCACGCAGGAAGTGCCGGAACTGACCAAGCCCGACTATCACTTTGCCACCCTGGCGGCCCTGGCTGACGCCGTCGAGGCCGAGGCTCTCTAG
- a CDS encoding PLP-dependent cysteine synthase family protein, translating to MRDLPRNILHCIGSTRLLPLRKVLPRSGARLLLKLESENPTGSMKDRMALAMIEAAEADGRLGSGGGVVEYTGGSTGVSLALVCAVKGYPLHIVTSDAFAREKLDHMRILGAQLRIVPSDSGRMTEKLTRDMIEAARVITAETGGFWTDQLNNRDQLAAYHHMADEIWAQTGGRIDGFVQSVGTAASLRGTSEALRRHDSRIRVVAVEPAESAVLSGGPSGAHKIDGIGAGFVVPLWQAGIADWIEPVSTEAAGAMALRLAREEGLFAGTSTGANVVAALRLAEQLDRDATVVTVMCDTGMKYLSKH from the coding sequence ATGAGGGACCTGCCGCGGAATATCTTGCATTGCATCGGCAGCACCCGACTCCTGCCCCTGCGCAAGGTCTTGCCCAGATCGGGCGCACGCCTCCTGCTGAAACTCGAGAGCGAAAACCCCACCGGCAGCATGAAGGACCGGATGGCGCTGGCCATGATCGAAGCGGCCGAGGCCGACGGCCGGCTCGGGAGCGGCGGCGGCGTGGTCGAATATACCGGCGGCAGCACCGGCGTCTCGCTGGCGCTGGTCTGCGCGGTCAAGGGCTATCCGCTCCATATCGTGACCTCAGATGCCTTCGCCCGCGAGAAGCTCGACCACATGCGGATCCTCGGCGCGCAGCTTCGGATCGTTCCGAGCGACAGCGGACGCATGACGGAAAAGCTCACCCGGGACATGATCGAGGCCGCCCGTGTTATCACTGCGGAGACCGGCGGGTTCTGGACCGATCAGTTGAACAATCGCGATCAGCTCGCCGCCTATCATCACATGGCCGACGAAATCTGGGCCCAGACCGGCGGGCGGATCGACGGCTTCGTGCAGAGCGTGGGGACGGCGGCTTCCCTTCGCGGCACGAGCGAAGCCTTGCGCCGCCATGACAGCCGGATCCGCGTCGTTGCCGTGGAGCCCGCCGAATCCGCAGTCCTGTCGGGCGGCCCGAGCGGCGCGCACAAGATCGACGGGATCGGCGCCGGCTTCGTCGTGCCGCTCTGGCAGGCGGGCATCGCCGACTGGATCGAACCGGTATCGACCGAAGCGGCCGGCGCCATGGCGCTGCGGTTGGCGCGCGAGGAAGGCCTGTTTGCCGGGACGTCCACCGGCGCCAATGTCGTCGCGGCGCTGCGGCTGGCCGAGCAGCTCGACCGCGATGCGACCGTCGTCACGGTGATGTGCGATACGGGGATGAAGTATCTGAGCAAACACTAG
- a CDS encoding DUF488 domain-containing protein, producing the protein MATAKKAALTVKRIYEPPAESDGARILVDRLWPRGIAKDKVHLDLWLKDIAPSNALRERFHGHPEDWDAFREAYFAELKEPAAQTAAAALLVQMRQGPVTLLYAARDEAHNNAVALKLWLERHREKARTS; encoded by the coding sequence ATGGCTACAGCGAAAAAGGCGGCATTGACGGTCAAGCGCATCTACGAGCCGCCCGCCGAGAGCGACGGCGCGCGCATCCTGGTCGATCGGCTCTGGCCACGGGGCATCGCCAAGGACAAGGTGCATCTCGACCTCTGGCTCAAGGATATCGCGCCCAGCAATGCCCTGCGCGAGCGCTTCCATGGCCATCCGGAAGATTGGGATGCATTTCGCGAGGCCTATTTCGCCGAGCTGAAGGAGCCCGCGGCCCAGACGGCTGCGGCGGCACTTCTCGTCCAGATGCGCCAGGGGCCCGTCACCCTGCTCTACGCGGCCCGCGACGAGGCGCATAACAACGCCGTGGCGCTGAAGCTGTGGCTGGAGCGGCATCGAGAGAAGGCCCGCACGTCATGA
- a CDS encoding MarR family winged helix-turn-helix transcriptional regulator, which translates to MTSSRKQPQKTLRTDSRALVESCAGWNSRLAARRITQFLDREMTAEGVTVAQVGLMAQIAAADDDRLGALAERTGLEQSTLSRNLRTLEAEGLIEIAAVESDLRRRAVWLTEAGARRLEAAIPVWRRAHAKLAKLLAPDLARRLAVGTKALTRE; encoded by the coding sequence ATGACGAGCAGCCGAAAGCAACCGCAGAAGACTCTCCGGACGGACTCGCGGGCTCTGGTTGAATCCTGCGCCGGCTGGAACAGCCGTCTGGCCGCGCGGCGCATCACCCAGTTTCTCGATCGCGAGATGACGGCCGAGGGCGTCACCGTGGCGCAGGTCGGGCTGATGGCCCAGATTGCCGCGGCGGATGATGACCGGCTGGGCGCCTTGGCCGAGCGCACCGGGCTGGAGCAATCGACCCTGTCGCGCAATCTGCGCACGCTCGAGGCGGAGGGACTGATCGAGATCGCGGCTGTCGAGAGCGACCTGCGGCGACGGGCGGTCTGGTTGACCGAGGCCGGCGCGCGCCGGCTCGAGGCGGCCATCCCCGTCTGGCGCAGGGCCCATGCCAAGCTGGCGAAGCTCCTGGCCCCCGATCTGGCCCGCCGCCTGGCGGTGGGCACCAAGGCTCTGACGAGGGAGTAA
- a CDS encoding SOS response-associated peptidase: protein MCNLYSMTKGQQAVRQLARALRDKTGNLPSFPGIFPDYSAPVVRNTPEGRELTMARWGMPSPAFALKGRNSDSGITNIRNVKSPHWRRWLGTENRCLVPFTSFSENEHLPDGRKPPVWFALDETRPLAFFAGIWTRWTSVRKVKEGETTNDLFGFLTTEPNKLVGAIHPQAMPVILTRPEEFDLWMDAAPDEALKLQRPLADDALVIVARGLKEDKASAPI from the coding sequence TTGTGCAATCTCTATTCGATGACCAAGGGCCAGCAGGCCGTCCGCCAGCTGGCGCGGGCCTTGCGGGACAAGACCGGCAATCTGCCCTCGTTTCCGGGAATCTTCCCCGATTACTCGGCGCCCGTCGTCCGCAACACCCCGGAGGGCCGCGAACTCACGATGGCTCGCTGGGGGATGCCGTCGCCGGCCTTTGCCCTGAAGGGCCGGAACTCGGATTCGGGCATCACGAACATCCGGAACGTGAAGTCGCCGCATTGGCGGCGCTGGCTGGGGACCGAGAACCGTTGCCTGGTGCCTTTCACCAGTTTCTCGGAGAACGAACATCTGCCCGATGGCAGGAAGCCGCCCGTGTGGTTCGCCCTCGACGAAACGCGGCCGCTCGCATTCTTCGCCGGTATCTGGACGCGATGGACCTCCGTTCGAAAGGTGAAGGAGGGAGAGACGACGAACGATCTCTTCGGCTTTCTGACAACCGAACCGAACAAGCTGGTGGGCGCCATTCATCCGCAGGCGATGCCGGTCATTCTGACCAGGCCGGAAGAGTTCGACCTTTGGATGGATGCGGCACCGGACGAGGCGCTCAAGCTGCAGCGGCCGCTGGCGGACGATGCGCTCGTCATCGTGGCGCGGGGCTTGAAGGAGGATAAGGCCTCAGCCCCGATCTGA
- a CDS encoding glutathione S-transferase family protein, which produces MILIGQYDSPFVRRVGIALILYGLPFEHRPWSAFGDADKIRVYNPLVRVPTLVLDDGEVLIESHNMLDYLDSLMPPDRAMFPTAQPARRQALKVAALATGLADKGVSLFYEKRLHKEVSDVWVGRCRSQMLATLVALEADRAESNGTYWFGDHIGHPDIAVAAALRFIAEAHPGMIAMVEFPALCAHAARLEALPVFRKIAQPFIPPS; this is translated from the coding sequence ATGATCCTCATCGGTCAGTACGACTCCCCCTTCGTGCGCCGCGTCGGCATCGCGCTGATACTCTATGGCCTGCCGTTCGAGCACCGGCCCTGGTCGGCCTTCGGCGATGCGGACAAGATCCGGGTCTATAATCCGCTTGTCCGGGTGCCGACGCTGGTTCTCGACGATGGCGAGGTGCTGATCGAGAGCCACAACATGCTGGATTATCTCGACAGCCTCATGCCGCCCGATCGTGCGATGTTTCCGACCGCCCAGCCGGCGCGTCGCCAGGCGCTCAAGGTGGCGGCACTGGCGACCGGCCTGGCGGACAAGGGCGTCAGCCTCTTCTATGAGAAGCGACTTCACAAGGAAGTCTCGGACGTCTGGGTCGGCCGCTGCCGCTCGCAAATGCTGGCGACCTTGGTCGCGCTCGAAGCCGACCGGGCCGAAAGCAACGGCACCTATTGGTTCGGCGATCATATCGGCCACCCCGACATCGCCGTGGCCGCCGCCCTGCGTTTCATCGCCGAGGCCCATCCCGGAATGATCGCGATGGTGGAGTTCCCGGCGCTCTGCGCTCATGCGGCGCGGCTCGAGGCCCTGCCGGTGTTTCGGAAGATCGCGCAGCCGTTCATCCCGCCGAGCTAG
- a CDS encoding aldo/keto reductase, translated as MTRPDARASGQFAIGGTNVTRLGYGAMRVTGPGIWGEPKDRQESLRTLKRLPALGVNFIDTADSYGPYVSEDLIAEALHPYDGMMIATKGGLTRNGPDKWETLGRPEYLRQCVMMSLRRLKVEQIDLWQLHRIDPKVPQDEQFGVIKEMLQAGLIRHAGLSQVSVEEIKAAQKVFTVATVQNRYNLADRADEKVLAYCETQGIGFIPWFPLAAGDLAKPGGSFDAISKAHRATPGQIALAWMLKRSPVILPIPGTSQVRHLEENVAAAQIQLSAEEFKALDALGQ; from the coding sequence ATGACCAGACCCGATGCCCGCGCCTCCGGCCAATTCGCCATCGGCGGAACGAATGTCACGCGTCTCGGCTATGGCGCCATGCGCGTCACCGGCCCCGGAATCTGGGGCGAACCCAAGGACCGGCAGGAGTCCTTGCGCACCTTGAAGCGCCTGCCTGCGCTCGGCGTGAACTTCATCGACACGGCCGACAGCTACGGCCCCTATGTCAGCGAGGATCTGATCGCGGAAGCGCTCCATCCTTATGACGGCATGATGATCGCCACCAAAGGCGGCCTGACGCGGAACGGTCCTGATAAATGGGAGACACTCGGCCGTCCGGAATATCTGCGCCAATGCGTGATGATGAGCCTGCGGCGGCTCAAGGTCGAGCAGATCGACCTCTGGCAGCTTCACCGCATCGATCCGAAGGTCCCCCAGGACGAGCAGTTCGGCGTGATCAAGGAGATGCTGCAGGCCGGGCTGATCCGCCATGCCGGCCTCAGCCAGGTGAGCGTCGAGGAAATCAAGGCTGCACAAAAGGTCTTCACCGTCGCCACGGTTCAGAACCGCTACAATCTCGCGGATCGCGCCGACGAGAAGGTGCTGGCCTATTGCGAGACCCAGGGGATCGGATTCATTCCCTGGTTCCCGCTGGCGGCCGGCGATCTCGCCAAGCCGGGTGGATCGTTCGATGCCATCAGCAAGGCGCATCGCGCGACGCCGGGCCAAATCGCGTTGGCGTGGATGCTCAAGCGCAGCCCCGTCATCCTGCCGATCCCCGGCACGAGCCAGGTCCGCCACCTCGAAGAAAACGTCGCGGCCGCGCAGATTCAACTGTCGGCCGAAGAATTCAAAGCCCTCGACGCCCTCGGCCAATAG
- a CDS encoding oxidoreductase yields the protein MSEPHSKTFFITGVSSGFGRALSEAALAAGHRVVGTLRNEPERAAFEAQKPGRSHGVLLDVTDVARIAPTIAKVEAAIGPIDVLINNAGYGHEGLLEESTLDELRRQLEVNFFGAVAVIQAVLPYMRKRRAGRIVNITSMGGIITLPGISFYHASKFALEGLSESLGKEVKGLGIHVTAVEPGSFRTDWAGRSMVRAPRSIPDYDAVMSPIRERRQALSGHQQGDPAKAAAAILTLLESDDPPAHLLLGSDAVRLAQEKLQALQADFDRWKSVSLSTDYPT from the coding sequence ATGAGCGAGCCTCACTCCAAGACATTCTTCATTACCGGCGTGAGCTCCGGCTTCGGGCGCGCCCTCTCCGAGGCGGCGCTGGCCGCCGGCCATCGCGTCGTCGGGACGTTGCGCAACGAGCCGGAACGCGCGGCATTCGAGGCCCAGAAGCCCGGGCGGTCGCACGGCGTCCTTCTCGACGTGACCGACGTCGCGCGGATCGCCCCGACGATTGCCAAGGTCGAGGCGGCGATCGGGCCCATCGATGTCCTGATCAACAACGCCGGCTATGGCCATGAAGGACTTCTCGAGGAATCTACGCTGGACGAGTTGCGCCGCCAGCTCGAAGTCAATTTCTTCGGCGCGGTCGCTGTGATCCAGGCGGTGCTGCCCTACATGCGCAAGCGGCGCGCCGGCCGGATCGTCAACATCACCTCGATGGGCGGGATCATCACGCTCCCGGGGATCAGCTTCTATCACGCCAGCAAGTTCGCGCTCGAGGGGCTGTCGGAATCCCTGGGCAAGGAGGTGAAGGGGCTCGGCATCCATGTCACGGCCGTCGAGCCAGGCTCCTTCCGAACGGATTGGGCCGGCCGATCCATGGTGCGCGCACCGCGCAGCATCCCGGATTACGACGCGGTCATGAGTCCGATCCGCGAGCGGCGTCAGGCCCTGAGCGGACACCAGCAGGGCGATCCGGCCAAGGCGGCGGCGGCGATCCTGACGCTCCTGGAATCGGACGACCCGCCGGCCCACCTGCTTCTCGGGTCGGATGCCGTCCGGCTGGCCCAGGAAAAATTGCAGGCCCTGCAGGCGGACTTCGATCGATGGAAATCCGTCTCCCTGTCCACCGACTATCCGACCTGA
- a CDS encoding glutathione S-transferase N-terminal domain-containing protein, producing MSDLSAFPITKRWPARHPDRIQLYSLPTPNGVKVSIALEEMGLSYEPHAIDIGKNESWTPEFLSLNPNGKIPAIIDPNGPGGRPIGLFESGAILIYLAEKTGKFLPSDAIGRYETIQWVFFQMASVGPMFGQVGYFYKFAGREIEDKRPLERYRDESKRLLGVLETRLDGRAWIMGDAYTIADMSLLGWVRNLVGFYGARDLVEFDRLTRVPAWLERGLARPAVKRGLEIPKRP from the coding sequence ATGTCCGATCTTTCTGCTTTTCCCATCACCAAACGCTGGCCGGCCCGGCATCCCGATCGCATCCAGCTCTATTCGCTGCCGACGCCCAACGGGGTGAAGGTCTCGATCGCGCTCGAGGAGATGGGGCTGTCCTACGAGCCGCATGCGATCGATATCGGCAAGAATGAAAGCTGGACCCCGGAGTTCCTGTCGCTCAATCCGAACGGCAAGATCCCCGCGATCATCGATCCGAACGGGCCGGGTGGACGGCCGATCGGCCTGTTCGAATCCGGCGCGATCCTCATCTATCTGGCCGAGAAAACCGGCAAGTTTCTCCCAAGCGATGCGATCGGACGCTACGAGACCATCCAATGGGTATTCTTCCAGATGGCGTCGGTCGGGCCGATGTTCGGCCAGGTCGGCTATTTCTACAAATTCGCCGGCCGCGAGATCGAGGACAAGCGGCCGCTCGAACGATACCGCGACGAATCGAAACGCCTGCTCGGCGTTCTGGAGACGCGCCTCGACGGCCGCGCCTGGATCATGGGCGATGCCTACACGATCGCGGACATGTCCCTCCTGGGCTGGGTGCGCAACCTGGTCGGCTTCTATGGCGCACGCGACCTGGTCGAGTTCGACCGCCTGACGCGCGTCCCGGCGTGGCTCGAGCGCGGGCTCGCGCGGCCTGCCGTAAAACGCGGCCTGGAGATTCCGAAGCGGCCCTAG
- a CDS encoding cation diffusion facilitator family transporter, whose amino-acid sequence MRAQKTGRESRLVVYAALTGNVLIAVTKFGAAFVTGSSSMLTEGVHSLVDTLNQLLLLYGMHRSQRPPDERHPLGYGRELYFWSFIVALLIFSGGAGVSVYEGLLHIREPHAMTYPVVNFVVLGLSFLFEGSFWFFAFREFRSTKGAQGWWQAFRRSKDSSTIVTLCEDSAALVGIVIAAAAIAVALATGNPAYDGIGSILIGGVLAIVAVVLARETKGMLIGEPASAELIASIRATAASVPGICRVNDVLTVHLASDQVIAILSIDFDDDLNTVGIEQRVRRIEEEVRKKHDEVTGLFIRPQSAGRADTANPAAG is encoded by the coding sequence ATGCGCGCGCAGAAAACAGGCCGGGAAAGTCGTCTGGTCGTCTATGCGGCACTCACGGGGAATGTCCTGATCGCCGTGACCAAATTCGGAGCGGCCTTCGTCACCGGCAGCTCGTCGATGCTGACGGAAGGCGTTCACTCGCTCGTGGATACCCTGAATCAACTCTTGCTGCTTTACGGCATGCATCGTTCGCAGCGTCCCCCGGATGAGCGCCATCCGCTCGGCTACGGGCGGGAGCTCTATTTCTGGAGCTTCATTGTCGCCCTGCTGATCTTCTCGGGCGGTGCCGGCGTCTCCGTCTATGAAGGCTTGCTTCACATCCGCGAGCCACACGCGATGACCTACCCCGTCGTCAATTTTGTCGTTCTGGGGCTCTCGTTCCTGTTCGAGGGCTCCTTCTGGTTCTTCGCCTTTCGGGAATTCCGGTCGACCAAGGGCGCGCAGGGCTGGTGGCAGGCCTTCAGACGGAGCAAGGATTCCTCCACCATTGTCACGTTGTGCGAAGATTCGGCGGCGCTTGTCGGCATCGTCATCGCGGCCGCTGCGATCGCGGTGGCGCTGGCCACCGGCAATCCGGCCTATGACGGCATCGGATCGATCCTGATCGGCGGCGTCCTCGCCATCGTCGCGGTCGTCCTGGCGCGGGAAACCAAGGGGATGTTGATCGGCGAGCCCGCGAGCGCCGAGCTGATCGCCTCGATCCGCGCGACCGCCGCTTCGGTCCCGGGCATATGCCGGGTCAACGACGTGCTGACGGTGCATCTCGCATCCGATCAGGTCATCGCGATCTTGAGCATCGATTTCGACGACGATCTCAATACCGTCGGCATCGAGCAGCGCGTGCGGCGTATCGAGGAGGAGGTCCGGAAGAAGCATGACGAAGTAACGGGTTTGTTCATCAGGCCGCAATCCGCCGGCAGAGCCGACACGGCCAACCCGGCCGCCGGCTGA
- a CDS encoding glutathione S-transferase family protein, translating into MTLALHLHPLSSYCQKVLIAFYENGAAFEPRLVNLGDPADRKRYLDLWPLGKMPVLRDEARDVTLPESSLIIEYLDRHYPGAQPLIPADPEAALEARLWDRLCDLYIMTPMQKIVGDRIRPAGAQDPHGVADAQATLKTAYGIFEQSLADRIWAGGDRFGIADCAAAPSLFFADTLVPFSATHRNLSAYFERLVSRPSFARVLGEAKPWLQYYPFQDRIPARFR; encoded by the coding sequence ATGACGCTGGCGCTTCATCTTCATCCCCTCTCGTCCTACTGCCAGAAGGTGCTGATCGCGTTCTACGAGAACGGTGCCGCGTTCGAGCCGCGGCTCGTCAATCTGGGCGATCCGGCCGACAGGAAGCGTTATCTGGATCTCTGGCCCCTCGGCAAGATGCCGGTCCTGCGCGACGAGGCCCGCGACGTCACGCTGCCCGAGAGCAGCCTCATCATCGAATATCTGGATCGGCATTATCCGGGCGCGCAGCCCCTGATCCCCGCCGACCCGGAGGCGGCCCTCGAGGCGCGCCTGTGGGACCGCCTCTGCGATCTCTATATCATGACCCCGATGCAGAAGATCGTCGGGGATCGAATTCGGCCGGCCGGCGCCCAGGACCCTCATGGCGTTGCCGATGCCCAAGCGACGCTCAAGACGGCGTATGGCATATTCGAGCAAAGCTTGGCCGACCGGATCTGGGCGGGCGGCGACCGCTTCGGCATCGCCGATTGCGCGGCCGCACCCTCGCTGTTCTTCGCGGATACGCTGGTCCCCTTCTCGGCAACGCACCGGAACCTGTCGGCCTATTTCGAACGGCTGGTGAGCCGTCCGTCCTTCGCGCGGGTGCTCGGGGAAGCCAAGCCCTGGCTTCAGTATTATCCCTTTCAGGATCGAATCCCGGCGCGATTCCGCTGA
- a CDS encoding SRPBCC family protein: MTSPRLWHPDPKLDLVLERVIDVPPGLVWAAWTRPEHVVKWFCPAPWSVSDCEIDLRPGGLFRTTMRSPEGKEFPNVGCYLEVVPEQRLVWTDALLPGYRPSTNPFFTAIITLEPRGQGTRYIATAIHRDEAGKKQHEEMGFFQGWGTALDQLVAHVKTMM; the protein is encoded by the coding sequence ATGACGTCACCGCGGCTATGGCACCCCGACCCCAAGCTCGATCTCGTCCTGGAGCGCGTCATCGACGTGCCGCCGGGGCTGGTATGGGCCGCCTGGACCAGGCCCGAGCATGTCGTCAAATGGTTCTGTCCGGCCCCCTGGTCGGTCTCGGATTGCGAGATCGATCTGCGGCCCGGCGGCCTGTTCCGCACCACGATGCGCTCGCCCGAAGGCAAGGAATTCCCCAACGTCGGCTGCTATCTCGAGGTCGTCCCGGAGCAGCGGCTGGTCTGGACCGACGCGCTGCTGCCCGGATACCGCCCCTCGACCAATCCCTTCTTCACCGCGATCATCACCCTGGAGCCGCGCGGCCAGGGCACCCGCTACATCGCCACGGCCATCCATCGCGACGAGGCGGGAAAGAAGCAGCATGAGGAAATGGGATTCTTCCAAGGCTGGGGCACGGCGCTCGATCAGCTCGTCGCCCACGTCAAGACGATGATGTGA